In the genome of Amaranthus tricolor cultivar Red isolate AtriRed21 chromosome 15, ASM2621246v1, whole genome shotgun sequence, one region contains:
- the LOC130800905 gene encoding acetylornithine deacetylase → MASPSEIKQILGELNKESFVGLLTKLIGESKYLQNNPPELIPEEDRVVNYLLDILSPLSTTTGGGPLIINHATYYPKRGNLIVEYPGTEPGKVVSFVGCHMDVVTANPDDWDFDPFSLSIEGDKLRGRGTTDCLGHVALVAELMKKLGETKPKLKSTVVAVFIANEENSAITGIGVDALGKDGLLDKLKGGPLFWIDTADKQPCIGTGGVIPWRLHGTGKLFHSGLAHKSVNAMEMTMEALKEIQLRFYRDFPPHPKEQVYGFATPSTMKPTQWIYPGGGINQIPGECTISGDVRLTPFYDVNACMKKLQEYVDDINSNIEKLDTRGPVSRYVLPEENIKGRLTITFDEANNGVACDLDSRGFHVLCKATEEVVGYAKPYSITGSLPLIRDLHDDGFDVQTTGYGLMATYHAKNEYCLLSDMCQGYRVFASIIAQLED, encoded by the exons ATGGCGTCCCCATCGGAAATAAAGCAAATACTTGGTGAACTAAACAAGGAATCATTCGTCGGACTCTTAACCAAGCTCATTGGAGAATCCAAGTATTTACAGAACAACCCACCTGAATTAATCCCTGAAGAAGACAGAGTTGTAAACTACTTGCTTGATATACTATCTCCTCTTTCCACCACTACTGGAGGTGGGCCACTCATTATCAACCATGCTACTTACTATCCTAAAAGGGGCAACCTTATTGTTGAATACCCGGGTACTGAACCGGGTAAAGTTGTCTCCTTCGTGGGTTGTCATATGGATGTTGTTACTGCTAATCCTGATGATTGG GactttgatcctttttcattgagCATCGAGGGCGATAAACTTAGGGGCCGAGGCACAACCGACTGTTTAGGACATGTTGCACTGGTAGCTGAACTAATGAAGAAGCTAGGCGAAACAAAACCGAAATTGAAGTCAACTGTTGTTGCGGTTTTTATAGCAAATGAGGAGAATTCAGCCATTACAGGAATTGGAGTTGATGCACTTGGAAAGGACGGATTGCTCGATAAGTTGAAGGGTGGTCCTTT GTTCTGGATAGATACAGCAGATAAACAACCGTGCATCGGTACTGGTGGCGTGATACCATGGAGATTACATGGTACCGGAAAACTATTTCACAGTGGCCTTGCACATAAG TCGGTAAATGCTATGGAAATGACAATGGAAGCACTAAAAGAGATTCAGTTACGATTTTATAGAGATTTTCCTCCACACCCAAAAGAACAAGTCTATGGATTCGCTACTCCATCAACTATGAAGCCAACTCAATGGATTT ATCCTGGAGGGGGTATTAACCAGATCCCCGGGGAGTGTACAATTTCCGGTGATGTCAG GCTAACTCCCTTTTACGA TGTAAATGCCTGTATGAAAAAGCTTCAAGAGTATGTAGATGACATAAATTCCAACATTGAGAAACTAGATACGAGAGGACCAGTTTCAAGATATGTTTTGCCTGAAGAAAATATAAAGGGAAG GCTTACAATAACATTTGACGAGGCCAACAATGGCGTCGCTTGTGATCTCGATTCTCGTGGCTTTCATGTATTATGCAAAGCTACTGAAGAAGTTGTCGGTTATGCAAAACCCTACTCAATCACCGGAAGCTTGCCATTGATTCGTGACCTTCAC GATGATGGCTTTGATGTTCAAACAACAGGCTATG GTCTGATGGCAACATACCATGCCAAGAATGAATACTGCCTATTGTCGGACATGTGCCAAGGTTACCGAGTATTTGCAAGTATTATTGCGCAGTTAGAAGATTGA
- the LOC130800906 gene encoding uncharacterized protein LOC130800906, with amino-acid sequence MESLPLLCRAPHPPTTSFKAFNGGSLCFDFLLQKSTFNRKKIMFGRGVVRASMKPRGERVDGVGNGGIERSDGGGVGYTRSTMEVTTFTQNFGDATADFPVWEKIGAIVRLSYGIGIYGAMALAGSFICSISGVDSLGGLEWSFDAIIEGLGYATIPIMALLFILDDEVVKLSPHARAIRDVEDEELRSFFYGMSPWQFILIVAASSVGEELFYRAAVQGALADIFLRSSDLVTDARGMASLAGVLPAFVPFAQAFAAVITAALTGSLYYMAASPKDPTYVVAPVLPSRTGRRDLKKLFAAWYERRQMKRIYSPLLEGILALYLGFEWIQTSNILAPIITHGIYSAVVLGHGLWKIHDHRRRLRERIQQLKSERKNRNNNF; translated from the exons ATGGAGTCATTGCCATTGTTATGTAGAGCTCCACACCCTCCAACCACatcttttaaagcttttaaTGGTGGGTCACTTTGCTTTGACTTTCTCCTCCAAAAGTCAACCTTTAATAGGAAGAAAATCATGTTTGGTAGAGGTGTAGTGAGAGCTTCAATGAAACCTCGAGGTGAAAGAGTTGATGGTGTTGGAAATGGTGGGATTGAAAGATCAGATGGTGGAGGAGTAGGGTATACTAGATCAACTATGGAAGTTACCACTTTTACTCAAAATTTTGGTGATGCTACTGCTGACTTTCCTGTTTGGGAAAAGATTGGAGCTATTGTTCGTCTTAGCTATGGAATTG GCATATATGGTGCTATGGCTCTAGCTGGAAGTTTCATTTGCTCTATTAGCGGTGTTGATAGCTTGGGAGGTTTGGAATGGTCGTTTGATGCCATCATCGAAGGACTTGGATATGCAACTATCCCTATAATGGCTTTACTTTTCATCCTTGAT GACGAGGTTGTGAAGCTGTCGCCCCATGCTCGTGCTATAAGGGATGTAGAGGATGAGGAACTCCGAAGCTTCTTCTATGGAATGTCACCGTGGCAG TTTATACTCATTGTTGCTGCTAGCTCAGTCGGAGAGGAACTCTTCTATCGAGCAGCTGTCCAG GGTGCTCTTGCTGATATATTTCTCAGGAGTAGTGACTTGGTGACTGATGCTCGCGGGATGGCTTCTTTG GCTGGTGTGCTGCCTGCATTTGTACCATTTGCTCAGGCTTTTGCAGCAGTCATTACAGCTGCCCTTACGGGTTCTCTATATTATATGGCCGCGTCACCTAAAG ATCCTACTTATGTTGTGGCGCCTGTTTTGCCATCACGAACTGGTCGTCGGGATTTGAAGAAGCTGTTTGCAG CTTGGTATGAGCGGAGGCAAATGAAAAGAATCTATTCCCCGCTCTTGGAAGGAATTTTGGCTCTTTACCTTGGATTCGAATGGATTCAA ACAAGCAACATCCTTGCGCCAATCATCACACATGGGATATACTCAGCCGTAGTTCTAGGACATGGCTTGTGGAAGATCCATGATCACAGGCGCAGGTTACGCGAGAGAATCCAACAGCTAAAATCGGAAAGAAAGAACAGGAACAACAACTTTTAA